The Gopherus flavomarginatus isolate rGopFla2 chromosome 20, rGopFla2.mat.asm, whole genome shotgun sequence region ccacaaaagctcatgctccaaaacatctgttagtctataaggtgccacaggattctttgctgcttttacagatctagactaacacagctatcccctgATACTAGACCCTTATATAATATACCACACCTAATGGATTGTAAACCATTTGGAAATCTAGAACCCCATTGAGACTTTTAGCAAACAATCTGGAACCTGTTGGATTCTATGGGGTTTGAAAGCAGTCTAGAATCCAGTGATGTCCTAGATCCTGTTGGGAATCTAGAACTCATAGACTTTGAGTTTGAACACATTAAGAGGCTTACTATAAAGGAGATTCCAGAACCAGCTAGTGATGCAAAATCCAAGAGAATCAATTAGATGAGAACACATTGAGAGATCTAAAACAAACAAGATTCTGAGGCTGGCTACTGATCTGGTGCCATTGATGACAAATTGAGTTTGAAAAAGTTGAGTGACCTAGAATGCATGGGATTCTAGAGAGAGGAGGGAATCTAGAATCCAGGGACATTACAGGGTTCGTGAACAGTTAGATACTTGGAACCCATTAGGATTTAGAACTGTCAGGAATCTAGGGACAAAGAGAATGTCAAGTTTTCAACTCTCCCTAAGTCTGACCACCTTGTTTTGTGTTCTCAGCTTCTGACCCATGTCTTCCACTAGACTCGGGGCCACTGCTGCCAAGATCGTCAGCAAAAGCCGCCTTGACTAGAGTGACAAGAGACGTTCTGAAGACCTGCCAGAACTTCTCCCCCATAAAGAGATAGAGGATGGGGGTGAAGCAGGTGTTGAAGCTGCATGACAAGATGTAAATGATCAAGAGGGGGCCTCTCACTAACTCTGTCTCCTCCTTGTAGAGCTTCAATCCATAGTAGAGGTGGTAGGGCAGCCAGCTGAGGAAAAAGGAAACCACCGCGATCACTATGACTTTGAAGGGcttccctgcccacaccagcttCTTCTCTCTCATCTTCAGCCCAACGTGGACATAGCATCCCATGATGGTGCAgaagggcagcaggaagcccagCAGGAACTCAACCATGAAGAAAGCCTGGTGGACCTGTCTGCCCAGTTCCCGCATCTCGGCTCCATTCCAGTCTCTGGAGAGGGTGTAATTACTGATGCAGATGATCCTGCCCCCATCCACCTCACGGGTCTCCCGGAAAGCCAGGTAGGGAGCGCTGAGACCGAAGGAGGCCAGCCACAGACCCACAATCAGCTTCCCAGCACGGGGGAGGGTGCGGTGATTCCGGGACCagatgggatggtgagtgaggaTGTAGCGGTCCAGGCTGATGAGGGTGAGAAGGAAGGCAGAAGTGAACATATCCACAGAGATGAAGGTATAGAGGAGCTTGCACATGGCTGTGCCGAAGACCCAGTGTAAATCCATGAGGAGGTAGACGATGAAGAAGGGGGTCATCAGGGTGAAGAGGAGGTTGCAGGAGACCAGGGAGAGGAACCAGAGGGTGGTCACCGTCCTCCTCATCTTCAGCCCCAGCACCCACAGGTACAGCCCGTTCCTCAGCACACCCACCAGGAAGGTGGGGAAGAGCAACACTGCAGAGGCCAGGTGAGCGGTGTTCACTGCTGCTGGGGGCTGACTGGAACTCACCTGAGTGGTTGATGGGAGAGTCGTGTTCCCTTGGTCCATGGTGCCCTGGGGAGAGACAGAAGAGGAGTTGGAAGGGATGACCGtgaaggggaaagggaagagtggaggaggaggaatgaaGCAATAACAGAGGAGGTTAGGAACTCACTATTGGATAGGACCTAGCTGGGCACCCTCTGGTCCTCCACAATATCCAGGCTGGATATTCTCCGTAACTGGGCTATAGCCGGTGGAACTCCCTGCTACAAGATAGGACTATGGGCAGCAGAGGAGGAAAAGGGTGCTAACAAAtgtgggaggagtggggaaggggacagTCTAGTAGGTCAAATACACAGCTGTAATCTGGGTGATGGACCGgctcggggtggggtggggaatgggacacaaGGCTTTTTCCCCCCCTAGCAGATGCCAGCTCCAATctgtctccagggcagggactggctggctcagggaggtGGGGATAGGTGTTGTTGACTCCAATCATGCAGGAGTTGGTGATGGTGGAAGTCACTGCTACAAGCTGGACAAAGCCACCCACCCAAAACTGTCTTCTGAGCTCATCTGCCTGCCACAGGAATTGTTGCTACACCCTGACTTGTGAGAATGGGCAGGGTTCTTCTCACCTCAATGTGACACAGGAAGCCTCAATCCACTGACCtacttccctgccccacagccgtGCTACCAGCCCTGCACAATCTGTTCTAACCTCATTGACTCCCTTGGGTTCTGCATCACTAGCTGGATCTGGAATCTCATTTCTTGTAAGCCTCTCAATGTGTTCAAACTCAGTCTATGGGTTCTAGATTCCTGGCTGGATCTAGGACCTCTGGGTTCTTACCTCTGCCTGGGAATCCCTCTGCCCATTGTCGCGACTCACCTGGGTAGCGCAGGacccagcagagagagagagttagatGGTGTTTATTTGCTCAGGAAAGCATCCGTGAGTCTGTCCTCAGAACCCCTGAGTCCTGCCCTGTGTGTTGTATTCACGCCCCTTTACTCTGTGTCTTCTACATGCTGTACCCCCACCAGCTCTCTGAGATCCACAAGCTGCAAACCATGAACGGAAATGATCATTGGACACTGTCTTAGCAGAGAAACTGCCTAAGCAACAGCCATTGATTTAAAACCGGGCCCCACTTCCCCTCTGAGcctggcacagaacccaggaaccctggctcccagccccccactctaaTGCACTAGATTCTTAGCCAGCAGCTGATCTATTGAGCTGTGCCCCCGTGAAGAGGAAGGGCCTGTATTTTGCACAAGTCTTTTCCTGACAGGGGCTGCACCCAGAGATAACCCAGCCCTGTTAGCTCACTACAAAAGCTGAGTCACAAATGATGCAAGTCCCAGCTCAAGGGGGTGGAGGGTCTAGTGGTTTGGAGCTTGGGGAAAGAGgtcactgggagccaggactcctgggttctgtagtCAGCCCTGGAAGGGgggtggagtctagtggttagagcaggtcaATAGCCATGAGGGCTCCTGTGTTATCTACATGTTGTGGGTACATCCCTGCATGAGACAACTCCTGTGacatcctgccccttccctttctAGATAAAatctcagtcccccctcccagACCCTCCCCAGAGTGTTCGTTACACAGGTCCCATCCTCGGAGCTCCCCAATAGGAACCCAGTGCTACTGGGAAAATAACCCCCAAGAGCATGGTATGCTAGACCAAGGTTGAATTCTGAGGagagtggggcctagtggttagaatgGGGGAaaggggctaggagccagggcaCCTTGGTGCTGCCTCTGCTTGGGGAGAGGAGTGGGCTCCTGTGATCAAGGCGGGGCtgcaagccaggactcctgggttctatccccagttctgtgtggagagtggggtctagtgagctggagcagggagagtgGGGTAGGAGTCAGGACCCTGCAGTTCTATCCGTGGCACCAGGAGAGGATGGGGTCCAGTGAGATAGATCAGGAGGCATGGGTGttgggagtcagaactcctggttTTCCCTGTATCGGGCGGGGGACTTGCCAGGTTGTGCAGGGAGGAGAATGAAATGCAGGGATTGTCAGTGCAAGGGCTCCACACTTCTGTCTCTCCCTCTTCTCCTGTCCCCTTTGTGTTCTTCCCACACCCCCTTAGGGGCTCATGGCCCCTCTGCATTCCCAACTGGCCTGATCCCTCACAGCCCCTCTGCCTTCCCTGCTGACTCGGCCCCTCCGCCTTCCCAGACAGCCAGACTCCTCATGGCACCCCCACCTGCCTCTCATGGCACCTccaccttcccagccagcccagcccctcacGGTCCCTCTGCCTTTCCAGCCAGCCCAGCAACTCAcccaactgttgagaataggccacttccaccttgagTGAACttgtctcattagcactgaccccccactttgtaatgcaactcctatcttttcatatgcagtaatatatatatatacagcttattgtatttttcactccatgcatctgatgaagtgggttttagttcaaaaaaagcttatgcccaaataaactggATCATCActacggtgccacaaggactccttattgtttttccTGATAGACTAAAATGGCtaccccctgaaacctgtttcactactaggtcaggtggtccTGGCACCTGATACTAAatattacctgggacttcttgtaactttccactggaagggaagggggtgtcaagttagggaaacaaaggattcctgccttatgtaaaacTTATTTaagagtggggaggaagggaaacaGGACTCCTCTCCAcggcctgtctgcccaagaagaaagactgctaaagtCACCTGAAGagagggcggggcggggggggcagggagtccaCACTGAGACAGGGATCCAGTCTGAAGAGAAATATaactggaacggtgaaccacagaaactttgcaacctgcctaaaataacatttaggataAGAAATTACATGGTGTAACgtgtttcttaagtatattgagcGTAGCTTGCGTACTTTCTTTTacttgctcagtaatctgctttcttCTGTTGTCTcttatactcacttaaaattCATCTTTtccagttaataaacttatttcttcttTATAACATAACCCTGTGTGTACAATTCATAATTGAAATGTGTATgttggggtggcggggggaagaGGCTGTGCgtaccttcctccacattgagggaggaagCGGATTTCATAATATACCTTTGTGTCTGCACTCCAAGAGAGGtggacacctgagtgctgggtaagtcctgtgaaagtagaatgaattatattgtgaaaatagaaaggattaaagaaatgctgtctgtacctttaagaaaaactgttggaatgttgcaatccaggtgtcaggaatacagacattcacatagaacaattgcaccatttaagggcaattggtgaagtattagcctcagatccataaagagttagtaaggaagtaggatatgcatgctgtgccccaggtgaattttacagttttgctttctttgttcctttgtctgattcccgctcttttatctgtataaataagactgttttggccttgcatggccgctcacatattctgaatgttattggcagagcgctgtgctaataaaacagagtggtctgacaaattgtgagtcctgattctaactttgacagtccCTTATGTTCTTATAAGCTGAAccttcccagaactgatctcagtgtctgttttGTTCTGCAGTttgctgtggccctgcctgtgtgtgctggaggaagcTTAATAGCTTGtctcagcaagacaggtaaaaAGGGTCCCCAGATTGGCataacaggcaggctcagtggtatctGAGCACATTTGGTGGCATCCTAAGGAGGGCAGCCCGTTACACTGTGGATCTCAGGAAGgtcccagctctggaaggaggGTTACTTGGAGATTTATGAAACAAGTCTCTTATGCAAAGGGCCAAGGGCTGGAGATTTAACTTCGCCAAAGTGGCTGGTCATGCTTGGAGCTTCAAAATTTTGAATGTCTCCGATGTGAGTGGTGTGATGTTCAGAAATTATTCAGCAACCTCCCTGTGGAATATCAGGTCTCTTTAAGGGTGCTCAGCTGGGAAATATCTGAAAAACTAGAAGCACAAAAAAATTGCCAACATTTTTGGGAAACTAAACTTGAAAGTCAATAGGGCAATGGAGTGAAcaggctagattctcagctggtgtaaatcagtatgtCTGTTGTTTTcacttcagaactcttgagtaatTCTACTGCCtctgagttgggggtggggagtgaagtctggtgggttagagcagcgggggctgggagccaggacttctggggtctatccccagctctgggtagggagtgggatctagtggttagaacaggggataCTGGGAATCCggactcctggggtctatccctggctctggcaggGAAGTGGGGTCCAGTAGTTAGGGTAAGGGAAGACCAAAACAAGGATTCCTGCATTCTCTACATTTTGCCGATGCATTAAATCGTGAACTGAATCCTGAGAACGGCTGCCTCCTCCTGGTCTAGCTAAACCCCCCCGGTAatgcccagccctgctgggacaCCTCACAAACTGCAGGTTGGGTGTGCAAAGATGGATCAGGACAACATCAGACTCCTCATCTCGAGGTGCAAAGACAAAGAAAGGTGCCCGTGGTCCACCCCCAGCCAGCACACAGTTCAGGGTGTGTATTTCTCCCTGCAGAGTTCCTGCACAAGCTACATTCTGCAGAGGTGTGAACGGGCCGTGAGCCAAAGTACAAACACTTTAGTTGAACAACTTTTGAAATATTTCTATACCAGTCCCTGCCCTCATTTAACAGCCAAGTTCCGGGGCTGTCCATGCTCTGCATTTCATGATGGTCCGAGCCTTCGGTTTTCCCCTGGCTCTGCAATAAGAATGTCCTGACAATCTGAAAACGAGATATTGGCTCAATTTTTTGGAGAGCGGCTGAATCCTGGGAGCTCCTTGACCTAACGCTCCCAAATTTGCCacacaacccccaccccagcctctgtTGCAGAGTGCAGGTTTTCAGCGCAGTTGCCCTACACGCGGGGGTGTCCATGCAATGTGGATATTATGAGCGGCTCACATTTCATGAACTCCCCAACCAAACGGTCACCCTTTTTCCCCAGCAGACTCCAGCACAGCAGATGAGACCTTTCCCCACTAGAGGCTCTGGCTCTGATCTGGCTTCAGGGCCTTGGACTAGGTGGTTCAGGGAGGTGGGGATCGGGGGTGTTGACTCCTAGCATGCAGGAGCTGGAGCCAGTGGAACTCTCTGCTACAAGGTGGAAATAAACCATCCCTCCCTGACCCTATCTCTTGTACTCATCTGCCTGTCACAGGAACTGCTGCAACACTCTGACTCGTGAGAGCCTGCAGGGTCCTTCTCACCCTCATTGTAACACAAGAAGGCCCCAATCCACCAAGCTGCTCCTCTGCCCCTCAGCAGTGCTGCAGctctgaaccagggacctctgggcTATTGTCTCTGTCGGGGACTGCTTCCTCCACGGCCTTGTTAGCTTGGTGTCCTCTCTGCCTTGCAGACTGGCCTAATGGTTACAGCAGGGGAGACTGTGAGGCAGGACTCCGGGGTTTTAATCCTGGCTGTGGCAGGCGAGACAGGTTTAGTGGGTCAGAGCTGCAGGAGCTGCGGGGAGGGACGGGGGTCCTGTGTCTTAGAGCCTGGTAATGGGGAACACCTCATCTGATTAACCTGAAACAAAAGAGGAAAATTCACCATGTCACAGACCCCACCTACTACCTCTGTCTATTGAGTCCCCATGTTAACCCCATTAATAcccagtggcagggagtcccACAGGTTTGCCTTCATAATAGCAAATGTCTGTGGCATCTAGGTAGGACTAACAAAGAAATTCCCCTTCAGACCCAACGAGGGGCAGCTGCCCATTGTCTCGACTCACCTGGGCAGCGCAGGACCCAGCGCAGAGAGACTCGGATGGTGGGTGTTTGCCCAGCAAAGCGTCCGTGAGTCTGTACTGCCCTGTGTGATGAGGTCACTCCCCTTAACTTTGTGTCCTCTACACGCTCCGCCTCCACCTGCTGTGTGAGCTGGAGAAGCTGCAAACCATAAATGGAAATGATCATTCGGACACTGTCTTAGCAAAGAAACCACCTAAGAAACAGCCATTGCTTTAAAACTAGCcctcacgcccctcccagagccagggatagagcccagcaattctgactcccagccccccactttctctaacccactagaccccactccccttctacatctggggctagaacccagctgTCCTGAGTCACCCCTcgcctgctctaaccattaaCCCTGAGGCCTTGGTAGAAAGCAAGAGCCCTTCAgtccca contains the following coding sequences:
- the LOC127038245 gene encoding probable G-protein coupled receptor 33 gives rise to the protein MDQGNTTLPSTTQVSSSQPPAAVNTAHLASAVLLFPTFLVGVLRNGLYLWVLGLKMRRTVTTLWFLSLVSCNLLFTLMTPFFIVYLLMDLHWVFGTAMCKLLYTFISVDMFTSAFLLTLISLDRYILTHHPIWSRNHRTLPRAGKLIVGLWLASFGLSAPYLAFRETREVDGGRIICISNYTLSRDWNGAEMRELGRQVHQAFFMVEFLLGFLLPFCTIMGCYVHVGLKMREKKLVWAGKPFKVIVIAVVSFFLSWLPYHLYYGLKLYKEETELVRGPLLIIYILSCSFNTCFTPILYLFMGEKFWQVFRTSLVTLVKAAFADDLGSSGPESSGRHGSEAENTKQGGQT